In Passer domesticus isolate bPasDom1 chromosome 7, bPasDom1.hap1, whole genome shotgun sequence, one genomic interval encodes:
- the CCN1 gene encoding CCN family member 1: MGSAGTRPALAAALLCLARLALGSPCPAVCQCPAATPQCAPGVGLVPDGCGCCKVCAKQLNEDCSRSQPCDHTKGLECNFGASPAALKGICRAQSEGRPCEYNSKIYQNGESFQPNCKHQCTCIDGAVGCIPLCPQELSLPNLGCSSPRLVKVPGQCCEEWVCDESKDALEELEGFFSEEFGPDDSEGELTRNNELIAIVKGGLKMLPVFGSEPQSRTFENPKCIVQTTSWSQCSKTCGTGISTRVTNDNPDCKLIKETRICEVRPCGQPSYASLKKGKKCTKTRKSPSPVRFTYAGCSSVKKYRPKYCGSCVDGRCCTPQQTRTVKVRFRCDDGETFTKSVMMIQSCRCNYNCPHANEAYPYYRLVNDIHKFRD, encoded by the exons ATGGGCTCCGCGGGCACCCGGCCCGCTCTGGCGGCCGCTCTCCTCTGCCTGGCCCGCCTG GCTCTGGGCTCGCCCTGCCCCGCCGTGtgccagtgcccggcggccacGCCGCAGTGCGCCCCGGGCGTGGGGCTGGTGCCGGACGGCTGCGGCTGCTGCAAGGTCTGCGCCAAGCAACTGAACGAGGACTGCAGCCGATCGCAGCCCTGCGACCACACCAAGGGGCTGGAGTGCAACTTCGGGGCCAGCCCCGCCGCCCTGAAGGGCATCTGCAGAG CACAGTCCGAGGGAAGACCGTGTGAATATAACTCCAAAATCTACCAGAACGGCGAGAGCTTCCAGCCGAACTGTAAACACCAGTGTACGTGCATAGATGGAGCTGTGGGCTGCATCCCGCTCTGCCCGCAGGAGCTCTCTCTTCCCaacctgggctgctccagccccaggctggtCAAAGTCCCCGGGCAGTGCTGCGAGGAGTGGGTCTGTGACGAAAGCAAGGATGCactggaggagctggaaggCTTTTTCAGCGAAGAGTTTGGTCCGGATGATTCCGAAGGCGAATTAACCAGGAACAATGAGCTAATTGCCATTGTGAAGGGAGGCCTGAAAATGCTACCCG tttttggATCCGAGCCACAAAGCCGAACTTTTGAGAATCCCAAATGCATCGTGCAAACAACCTCTTGGTCCCAGTGCTCAAAGACGTGTGGAACTGGCATCTCCACAAGGGTGACAAACGACAATCCTGACTGCAAGCTCATCAAAGAGACCAGGATATGTGAAGTGAGGCCATGTGGCCAGCCCAGCTATGCCTCCCTAAAG aagggaaagaaatgtaCCAAGACAAGGAAGTCCCCCTCCCCGGTGAGGTTTACTTATGCTGGATGTTCCAGTGTGAAGAAGTACCGGCCCAAGTACTGCGGCTCCTGCGTGGATGGCAGGTGCTGCACACCCCAGCAGACCAGGACTGTCAAGGTCAGGTTCCGCTGCGATGACGGGGAAACCTTCACCAAGAGTGTCATGATGATCCAGTCCTGCCGGTGCAACTACAACTGTCCTCATGCCAATGAAGCCTATCCCTACTACAGACTAGTCAATGACATTCACAAATTTAGGGACTAA
- the LOC135305127 gene encoding uncharacterized protein LOC135305127 isoform X4, whose translation MSPHSRDFSLQMRLLFPTQVWGFSCRLQGWKVEKPDSKERRELAKPPAKAMKSGGGEGQGDSGRVGDAERRDVMNLAAAFPCSGVPACRPPGQGSSRSPAAPRSPARSSRRLPGATAQRVTARTVRRAPQQFFIAVRRDRGAARRVVWDRGCPGAPTGR comes from the exons ATGAGTCCCCATTCCAGGGatttttctttgcaaatgagATTACTGTTCCCAACacaagtttggggtttttcttgtcGCCTTCAAGGCTGGAAGGTAGAGAAGCCGGATTCAAAGGAGAGGCGAGAGCTTGCAAAACCCCCTGCAAAGGCCATGAAAAGTGGAGGGGGAGAGGGCCAGGGGGACAGCGGGCGGGTGGGGGATGCGGAGAGGAGGGATGTGATGAACCTGGCTGCGGCATTCCCGTGCAGCGGTGTCCCTGCGTGCCGCCCGcccgggcagggcagcagccgcagccccgccgctcccaggagcccagcccggTCGTCTCGTCGCCTGCCCGGTGCCACGGCCCAAAGGGTGACAGCCAGGACGGTGCGCAGGGCTCCG CAACAGTTCTTCATAGCTGTACGTAGGGACCGTGGAGCAGCAAGAAGGGTTGTGTGGGACAGAGGCTGCCCGGGTGCTCCCACTGGCA gaTGA
- the LOC135305127 gene encoding uncharacterized protein LOC135305127 isoform X2, with protein MSPHSRDFSLQMRLLFPTQVWGFSCRLQGWKVEKPDSKERRELAKPPAKAMKSGGGEGQGDSGRVGDAERRDVMNLAAAFPCSGVPACRPPGQGSSRSPAAPRSPARSSRRLPGATAQRVTARTVRRAPQQFFIAVRRDRGAARRVVWDRGCPGAPTGTPPPTPPMRLGSARSWEKTQQRQLIPTGQRDILYHVTHGVPQH; from the exons ATGAGTCCCCATTCCAGGGatttttctttgcaaatgagATTACTGTTCCCAACacaagtttggggtttttcttgtcGCCTTCAAGGCTGGAAGGTAGAGAAGCCGGATTCAAAGGAGAGGCGAGAGCTTGCAAAACCCCCTGCAAAGGCCATGAAAAGTGGAGGGGGAGAGGGCCAGGGGGACAGCGGGCGGGTGGGGGATGCGGAGAGGAGGGATGTGATGAACCTGGCTGCGGCATTCCCGTGCAGCGGTGTCCCTGCGTGCCGCCCGcccgggcagggcagcagccgcagccccgccgctcccaggagcccagcccggTCGTCTCGTCGCCTGCCCGGTGCCACGGCCCAAAGGGTGACAGCCAGGACGGTGCGCAGGGCTCCG CAACAGTTCTTCATAGCTGTACGTAGGGACCGTGGAGCAGCAAGAAGGGTTGTGTGGGACAGAGGCTGCCCGGGTGCTCCCACTGGCA ctcctccccccaccccaccaaTGAGGCTGGGAAGTGCAAGAAGCTGGGAGAAGACACAGCAGAGACAGCTGATCCCAACTGGACAGAGGGACATTCTGTATCATGTGACACATG GTGTACCTCAACACTAG
- the LOC135305127 gene encoding uncharacterized protein LOC135305127 isoform X3, which produces MSPHSRDFSLQMRLLFPTQVWGFSCRLQGWKVEKPDSKERRELAKPPAKAMKSGGGEGQGDSGRVGDAERRDVMNLAAAFPCSGVPACRPPGQGSSRSPAAPRSPARSSRRLPGATAQRVTARTVRRAPQQFFIAVRRDRGAARRVVWDRGCPGAPTGSVPQH; this is translated from the exons ATGAGTCCCCATTCCAGGGatttttctttgcaaatgagATTACTGTTCCCAACacaagtttggggtttttcttgtcGCCTTCAAGGCTGGAAGGTAGAGAAGCCGGATTCAAAGGAGAGGCGAGAGCTTGCAAAACCCCCTGCAAAGGCCATGAAAAGTGGAGGGGGAGAGGGCCAGGGGGACAGCGGGCGGGTGGGGGATGCGGAGAGGAGGGATGTGATGAACCTGGCTGCGGCATTCCCGTGCAGCGGTGTCCCTGCGTGCCGCCCGcccgggcagggcagcagccgcagccccgccgctcccaggagcccagcccggTCGTCTCGTCGCCTGCCCGGTGCCACGGCCCAAAGGGTGACAGCCAGGACGGTGCGCAGGGCTCCG CAACAGTTCTTCATAGCTGTACGTAGGGACCGTGGAGCAGCAAGAAGGGTTGTGTGGGACAGAGGCTGCCCGGGTGCTCCCACTGGCA GTGTACCTCAACACTAG